One Nicotiana sylvestris chromosome 12, ASM39365v2, whole genome shotgun sequence genomic window carries:
- the LOC138883516 gene encoding uncharacterized protein, translating to MKRENLDKQFSKFLDILKQLYINIPFTEALTQMPSYAKFLKEIMSSKRKLEEVSVVKHTEKYSAILQNKLPQKLGNPGSFIIPCTVGGAHFEKALCDSGASINLMPFSIFRKLEIGEMKDTCVSLQLADQSTKRPKEIIENVLVRVDKFVFPVDFIVLEMEENTEVPLILGRLFLATGRAIIDVHQGQLILEVDEERDNQLIIDSLERCLVRSGTRSDENPTIREEAETLEKESENEKVSQEEEYKLIEVLRKHKRALGWTIADIKGINPAICMHRILMEENYKSIVQPQRRLNPAIYQLLQKIRRKPHSHAPKRCMSAIFSYMTEKFLEIFMDDFTLFEGIVVGHKITAKGIEVDKAKIDLIAGLPPLTTVKSIRSFLGHAGTKVTVFTDHATLKYLLAKKDARPRLLRWILLLQEFDLEIKDRKGSENQVADLLSRLENPPTEILDIQEEFLMSISFLSQRL from the exons atgaaaagagaaaatcttgaCAAACAGTTTTCAAAGTTTCTGGATATTTTAAAGCAACTTTACATTAACATACCTTTTACAGAAGCTTTAACACAAATGCCTTCATATGCTAAATTTCTCAAAGAAATTAtgtcaagtaaaagaaaattggAAGAAGTTTCAGTGGTTAAGCATACTGAAAAATATAGtgctatacttcaaaataagctTCCACAGAAACTTGGTAATCCAGGAAGTTTTATAATTCCTTGTACCGTGGGAGGTGCTCACTTTGAAAAGGCATTATGTGATTCGGGTGCTTCAATAAATCTAATGCCTTTCTCAATTTTCAGGAAATTAGAAATTGGTGAAATGAAAGATACTTGTGTGTCTCTTCAGTTAGCTGATCAAAGTACTAAAAGGCCCAAAGAAATAATTGAAAATGTCCTCGTTAGAGTAGATAAATTTGTATTCCCAGTAGATTTTATAGTActtgaaatggaagaaaatactGAGGTACCATTAATTTTAGGTAGACTATTTCTCGCAACAGGAAGAGCGATCATTGATGTTCATCAAGGACAATTAATATTGGAAGTTGATGAGGAGAGA GATAATCAATTAATTATTGATTCATTGGAAAGATGTTTGGTCAGGTCAGGGACCAGAAGTGATGAAAATCCCACAATCAGAGAAGAAGCTGAAACACTGGAAAAAGAATCAGAAAATGAGAAAGTCTCACAAGAAGAA GAATACAAACTGATAGAAGTCTTGAGGAAACATAAAAGAGCCTTAGGGTGGACTATAGCTGACATCAAAGGAATCAATCCAGCTATTTGTATGCATAGAATCCTCATGGAAGAAAATTACAAATCTATAGTCCAACCCCAAAGGAGACTGAATCCAGCAAT ATACCAATTGCTCCAGAAGATTAGGAGAAAACCACATTCACATGCCCCCAAG CGTTGCATGTCGGCAATTTTCTCATATATGACTGAAAAGTTTCTTGaaattttcatggatgatttcacacTTTTTG AGGGAATTGTTGTAGGACATAAAATCACTGCTAAAGGAATAGAAGttgataaggctaaaattgatcTTATAGCAGGATTACCCCCTCTCACCACTGTTAAAAGTATTAGAAGTTTCTTAGGGCATGCAG GAACGAAGGTTACAGTGTTCACCGATCATGCAACCTTAAAGTATCTATTAGCAAAGAAAGACGCTAGACCTAGATTGCTAAGATGGATACTCCTTTTGCAAGAATTTGATCTCGAAATAAAAGATAGGAAAGGTTCAGAAAATCAGGTAGCGGATCTTTTGTCACGTTTAGAGAATCCTCCTACTGAAATACTAGATATCCAAGAGGAATTCCTGATGAGCATATCTTTTCTGTCGCAACGGTTGTAA